In Bacteroidota bacterium, a single genomic region encodes these proteins:
- a CDS encoding PD40 domain-containing protein → MLHYSAKSCFFIALFLVFSFAAKSQNSTRECRKLLWDANKDFELGDYLSAIATYEKAFLLDSMNNELNYKLGICKFELKKYRADSKRNFEKVNVLEYPEVNYYLGVLNHLHRDFEKAVVYYNSYQSAKGEKEHTAKEINDLIIKCYTAPLLESKRNPSIEIENIGNVINTEYPEYVPLIPADEKFMVFTSRRNNEVHSKLNAYGEYYEDIYITQKTASGWSVPQMMDTFINTPTHDACTGLSADGEKLLLYRTSKDTRSGDILESNFINKKWSKPVPLKLNVNSSDYIESSACYSVDNDIVFFSSNRMGGYGGKDLYYVKKLPDGNWGIPKNLGESVNTEYNEDAPFVDALGKTLYFSSEGHRNMGGYDVFKSNFDERGTFTTPQNLGSPINTVNDDVFFVLNPDSSVAYMSSEREGGYGSQDIYKVYFNDNKAILTVYNVHVQDESNTVLKNVEIVLTDVATNEIAGRYKSNQNTGKIIIISRPNRLYKVNIQSYGYESKTIDTYSLNNATDITFNLTKSNK, encoded by the coding sequence ATGTTACATTACTCCGCTAAAAGTTGTTTTTTCATTGCCCTATTTTTAGTCTTTTCGTTTGCAGCGAAGAGTCAAAATAGTACACGCGAATGCAGAAAGTTGTTGTGGGATGCAAATAAGGATTTTGAATTGGGAGACTATTTAAGTGCAATTGCCACATACGAAAAAGCATTCCTGCTTGACAGCATGAATAATGAATTGAATTATAAGCTGGGCATTTGCAAATTTGAGCTCAAGAAATACAGAGCTGATTCCAAGAGAAATTTTGAGAAAGTTAATGTTTTGGAATATCCTGAAGTGAATTATTACCTTGGAGTCTTGAATCATTTGCATAGAGATTTTGAAAAGGCGGTTGTGTATTATAACAGCTATCAAAGTGCAAAGGGCGAGAAGGAGCATACTGCAAAAGAAATTAACGACCTCATCATCAAATGTTATACCGCACCCTTATTGGAATCAAAAAGAAACCCATCCATCGAAATTGAAAATATCGGGAATGTAATAAATACAGAATACCCCGAATATGTTCCGTTGATTCCGGCGGATGAAAAATTTATGGTGTTTACCTCCAGAAGGAATAATGAAGTGCATTCCAAACTAAATGCGTATGGGGAGTATTATGAGGATATTTACATTACACAAAAAACAGCAAGCGGCTGGAGCGTTCCTCAAATGATGGATACTTTTATCAATACCCCAACCCATGATGCCTGCACAGGCCTTTCGGCGGATGGGGAAAAATTATTACTCTACCGCACGAGCAAGGATACAAGAAGCGGAGACATTTTAGAAAGCAATTTTATTAATAAAAAATGGAGCAAACCGGTTCCTTTAAAACTCAATGTAAATTCATCAGATTATATTGAGTCGAGTGCGTGTTACTCGGTTGACAATGACATTGTGTTTTTTTCGAGCAACCGCATGGGCGGATATGGGGGTAAGGATTTGTACTATGTGAAAAAACTTCCTGATGGAAATTGGGGAATTCCTAAAAACCTTGGTGAATCAGTGAATACTGAATACAACGAAGATGCACCATTTGTGGATGCGCTTGGTAAAACACTTTACTTCAGTTCCGAAGGGCATAGAAACATGGGAGGATACGATGTATTTAAATCAAATTTTGATGAACGCGGAACGTTTACCACGCCTCAAAATTTGGGTAGTCCAATTAATACGGTAAATGATGATGTGTTTTTTGTGTTGAATCCCGACAGTTCAGTTGCCTATATGTCGTCGGAGCGAGAAGGAGGATATGGTTCACAAGATATTTACAAGGTTTATTTTAACGATAATAAAGCCATACTTACTGTATACAATGTGCATGTTCAAGATGAATCGAATACAGTGCTTAAGAATGTGGAAATTGTGCTTACGGATGTGGCAACAAATGAAATTGCAGGCCGCTACAAATCCAACCAAAATACAGGCAAAATAATAATTATATCGCGACCCAATCGCCTATACAAAGTGAACATTCAATCCTATGGATATGAATCAAAAACAATTGATACATACAGTTTGAATAATGCAACGGATATAACATTTAACTTAACGAAATCAAACAAATGA
- a CDS encoding PKD domain-containing protein, protein MKARLHILFLTLFLSLPFLAFSTHIVGGSITYIHNGGSSYTVTLKLYRDCGAGTAQFPDPVTISVVGNNGAPFSPSRDISIPLGTVTQVPSNLDTCATPPNPMPCTQEGIYTTTVNNLPPNPGGYHLYFQVVARNLSLTNVNASGNNVGESFYAYIPGTPVIWGEDFALPNGTTVDNGATAWTTSAGATPPATASVNNNLFQTTGANNGEQTWTSQVINIAAFTAGVNLRADLAENGTLDANDSIFVYYRLNGGPLTLFSTNGFIADDFANAVASQAGLIGGTIQIVIRVHFDANSPNSEIYRFDNVLVSGTAFTDNSNPAFTLFPPLFLCVGSPFTFDHSATDANGDSLAYSFYTPFNGDNGAGALDPTFPNNVATFQPVNFLGGFSATNPLGGTPLNLNVNTGLLSGTPAALGQYVVGILVKEYRNGVYISSTYRDFQFNVITCPTFAPAVLTPVASCNSNTISFSNLGGSSGANWLWNFGDPSTNTDVSTLNNPTYTYPVAGNYTITLTTGVGTSCANTATTTLVISRVTPNFSSTAPQCVGNTVTFTDLTTHSANASLTSWNWKFGDGGTSTAQNPTHVYLTGGTFNVTLIVGSNTNCIDTIVLPVVISAQPTANAGGNTTVCGNNPSVSLNGLVTNATGGIWTSSGSGTFSPNATTLNSFYLPSIADTAIGSVTLTLTTTGNGSCPAAVSTKVVTIANAPTVANAGPDQIVCGTTTASLVGNVPIVGTGLWTIVSGTATIANPTSPTTTISGLSPGNSVSLQWTISSPLCISTNDVVTINADLLPTTANAGNDLNLCMATTATLAANAPLVGTGQWSIVSGPGSITTPSSPTSAITGLIPNSTVVLRWTITRGVCISTDDVTLINSEIAVVNAGNNQALCAPANIQLNGSITGGTTTGIWTSLGTGSFSPSATSLNATYVLSNSDILNGNVTLVLTSTNNKPGCSAVTDTITINYAGFNGAVSITPTDVSCFGGSNGTATVSVIGGISPFTFFWNTVPAQSTPNAVNLTQGTYSVTITDGNGCTKLQTVVISQPAQLSMSGAVTNVSCFGGTNGSVVITPSGGTSPYNFLWQPGNQTTSSIINQSFGNYVVTVTDSKNCQQTLPFTITQPTALALGLTQTNVDCFGGSNGSVTSTLSGGTLPYVYNWNPSGASSPSISGVSAGTYTLTVTDNNGCIASSSATITEAAALAIPITVVNETCNNLNNGTAAVLASGGTPGYTFLWTPGNFNTSSISNLASGTYTLTVTDTKGCTAIGFATITEPATLTANFINQQNVNCFNAATGAVTVNAVGGTPNYSYFWVPGGFTTASLSNLQAGSYTVTLSDNNNCQTQNTVVITQPTQALSVTATSTPVSCNGGNNGTTSANPTGGTAPYTYLWTPGNSTAQNPIGLLKGTYSVTVTDFNGCSAVSTTTVSEPTALTLLGSSSNSNCGLANGIASVSVSGGSGPFSFQWSPTGGTNDTATGLISGSYTVLVIDGNGCSTSKIVNVNDNNGPSVSIIGITNVTCFGGTNGSASASVASGTGPFTFNWLPFGGNAAIATGLSAGIYTVVVTDANGCNSLATTSPSISQPAQLALNVTTTDVNCFGGTNGSASVIASGGTPGYSFVWSPVGGTNSSISNLAAANYSIQVTDSNNCVFSTNFSIDEPTQLSASVNSSSNVSCFGGNNGSATVSVNGGTPFYNYNWLPSGGNGPTGINLAAGNYTVEISDLHGCTNTATVFISQPSQPLTATATGVSTSCFGGSNGTATANPVGGTPGYTYQWLPLGGAGQTASGLSQGNYFVSITDANNCATNVALSVSQPLPVLVNLSPTNPSCGFPNGIVTSQVSGGTAPYAFLWTPTGSSNPTLNAAAPGPYTLQITDSKGCNASAQTTLTNIPGPTANLLFSTNVSCAGGSNGVASMQVSQGTLPYTINWSPFGGSNLVAQNLSAGSYTALVTDGLGCQATVNATISEPSPVTLSLQSSALVSCNGGSDGAATVAASGGTPSYTYSWSPILSNSASVSNLSFGTYVVTAFDQNFCTTSISVNIGQPTVLGSSIGAVINPSCFGGTGVASAIGVGGTFPYTYLWATNPPQVTSTATGLLAGSTSVTVTDSKGCSTVNTAVLTQPTQVITAGAPDISTCPGNAITLSATASGGGGNYFYSWQPNNVINNGSFVIALNTSTQFIVTAIDQGGCVGKADTINANIFLLPPGNVQVLGKTPICPGQSTLLHVQTSGTTGPLTYSWIGSTGGSISTNDSVLVTPTQAGMYYVTVNNPCSSPVFDSIFIDFNPPPTVLFASNNQSGCVPLSIQFIDNSLTGNSTDPISSWNWNFGDGTFSSQQNPGPHNYSSAGSYPVSLTVTTANGCTNNNASNPTVITAHPLPVAAFSMNSNNLDLPSDVLICNNQSVGAASYVWEFGDGGSSTLENPNYKYVLVGNFTVQLTAITEFGCVDVTTAEVTTNAQILFPNAFTPDGSSSSGGYYDANSLDNNIFFPYTAGVVGFRLQIFDRWGELIFESKDLSQGWDGYYRGKLCPSDVYIWKARMELNNGQILNKTGDVTLLR, encoded by the coding sequence ATGAAAGCACGTTTACACATATTATTTCTCACACTTTTTCTAAGTCTACCCTTCTTAGCCTTCAGCACCCATATTGTAGGGGGATCAATAACCTACATTCATAACGGAGGTTCCAGTTATACGGTCACTTTAAAACTTTACCGCGATTGTGGTGCCGGTACCGCACAATTTCCTGATCCGGTTACGATTTCGGTTGTTGGAAATAATGGAGCTCCTTTTTCGCCGAGTAGAGACATTAGCATTCCGCTTGGAACGGTAACTCAAGTGCCCTCTAATTTGGATACTTGTGCTACTCCACCCAATCCCATGCCTTGTACACAAGAGGGAATTTATACAACAACTGTAAATAACTTACCCCCCAATCCGGGAGGCTATCACTTGTATTTTCAGGTTGTGGCGCGTAACTTAAGTTTAACCAATGTGAATGCATCGGGTAACAATGTGGGAGAAAGTTTTTATGCTTACATACCCGGTACACCTGTAATTTGGGGAGAGGATTTTGCTTTGCCCAATGGTACAACTGTAGATAACGGTGCTACCGCTTGGACAACTTCTGCAGGTGCCACGCCGCCTGCAACTGCGAGTGTAAATAATAATCTCTTTCAAACCACCGGAGCCAATAATGGGGAGCAAACATGGACTTCGCAGGTAATTAATATTGCTGCATTTACAGCCGGTGTGAATTTGAGGGCTGATTTGGCAGAGAATGGAACACTTGATGCCAATGATTCGATATTTGTTTATTATAGATTGAATGGCGGACCACTCACTTTGTTTTCTACCAATGGCTTTATTGCAGATGATTTTGCGAATGCGGTTGCGAGCCAAGCAGGATTAATTGGAGGGACTATTCAGATTGTGATTCGGGTGCATTTTGATGCCAATTCTCCGAATTCTGAAATATACCGATTCGACAATGTGCTGGTGAGTGGAACTGCTTTTACGGATAATAGCAATCCTGCTTTTACCTTGTTTCCACCGTTGTTTTTATGTGTAGGCTCGCCTTTTACTTTTGATCACTCTGCAACCGATGCCAATGGTGATTCGCTTGCTTATTCTTTTTACACTCCCTTTAATGGGGATAATGGTGCCGGTGCTTTGGATCCCACCTTTCCGAATAACGTGGCAACCTTTCAACCGGTAAATTTTTTAGGCGGATTTTCAGCTACCAATCCACTCGGTGGAACGCCTTTGAATTTGAATGTAAATACAGGATTGCTTTCAGGAACACCTGCAGCACTTGGTCAATATGTTGTTGGAATCTTGGTAAAAGAATATAGGAATGGAGTTTATATTAGTTCCACTTACCGTGATTTTCAGTTCAATGTAATTACCTGTCCTACTTTTGCTCCGGCTGTTTTAACGCCGGTTGCATCTTGCAATAGCAATACTATTTCTTTTTCAAACCTGGGTGGAAGTTCAGGTGCCAATTGGTTATGGAATTTTGGTGATCCCTCCACCAATACGGATGTTTCGACTTTAAATAATCCAACGTATACCTATCCTGTTGCCGGAAATTATACTATTACTTTAACTACCGGTGTGGGTACGAGTTGCGCCAATACCGCCACCACAACTTTGGTGATTTCGCGGGTGACCCCAAATTTTAGCAGCACCGCACCACAGTGTGTTGGAAATACGGTAACTTTTACTGATTTAACCACCCATTCGGCAAATGCCTCGCTTACTTCGTGGAATTGGAAATTTGGGGATGGTGGAACATCCACAGCGCAAAATCCAACGCATGTATATTTAACCGGAGGTACATTTAATGTGACTTTAATTGTAGGCAGTAATACAAACTGTATTGATACCATTGTGTTGCCGGTAGTAATAAGTGCTCAGCCTACCGCAAATGCCGGAGGAAATACTACTGTGTGTGGAAATAATCCAAGTGTTTCATTGAATGGGCTAGTTACCAATGCTACAGGTGGAATTTGGACTAGTAGCGGAAGTGGTACCTTTTCGCCCAATGCCACCACACTAAATTCATTTTACTTGCCAAGTATTGCAGATACAGCTATCGGTAGCGTTACTTTAACTTTAACTACTACCGGAAATGGCAGTTGTCCGGCAGCAGTAAGTACAAAAGTGGTAACCATAGCCAATGCGCCTACTGTTGCCAATGCAGGACCCGATCAGATAGTTTGCGGAACAACCACAGCAAGCCTTGTCGGTAATGTTCCAATTGTGGGAACTGGTTTATGGACAATTGTTTCCGGAACGGCAACCATAGCTAATCCTACTTCTCCCACTACCACCATTTCGGGATTATCGCCCGGCAATTCAGTTAGTTTGCAATGGACCATCTCAAGCCCTTTGTGTATCTCCACAAATGATGTGGTAACCATTAATGCTGATTTACTGCCCACTACAGCCAATGCCGGAAACGACTTGAATCTGTGTATGGCTACTACTGCAACCTTAGCTGCTAATGCACCTTTAGTTGGAACAGGTCAGTGGTCAATTGTTTCGGGTCCGGGAAGTATTACCACACCTTCTTCGCCTACTTCAGCAATAACAGGATTAATACCCAATAGCACGGTGGTGTTGCGCTGGACAATTACGCGCGGAGTGTGTATTAGCACAGATGATGTGACGCTAATTAACAGCGAAATTGCAGTAGTGAATGCGGGAAATAATCAAGCCTTGTGTGCACCTGCAAATATTCAATTAAATGGAAGTATTACAGGTGGAACAACTACCGGAATTTGGACGAGTTTAGGTACCGGTAGTTTTTCGCCCAGTGCAACAAGTTTAAATGCAACTTATGTATTAAGCAACAGCGATATTTTAAATGGTAATGTAACCTTGGTATTGACTTCAACCAATAACAAACCCGGATGTTCTGCAGTTACCGATACCATTACAATTAATTATGCAGGATTTAATGGTGCTGTATCCATTACGCCCACCGATGTAAGTTGTTTTGGTGGTTCAAATGGAACAGCTACGGTTTCGGTTATTGGTGGGATTAGTCCTTTTACCTTTTTCTGGAATACAGTGCCTGCGCAGTCTACACCCAATGCGGTGAATTTAACTCAGGGAACCTATTCAGTTACTATAACTGATGGAAATGGGTGTACAAAACTTCAAACTGTTGTGATTTCACAGCCTGCACAGCTATCGATGAGTGGTGCAGTAACAAATGTGTCTTGCTTTGGAGGAACAAATGGCTCGGTAGTAATAACTCCTTCCGGTGGAACTTCGCCTTACAATTTCTTGTGGCAGCCGGGCAATCAAACAACCTCATCCATCATTAATCAATCCTTTGGAAATTATGTGGTAACGGTTACCGATTCAAAAAACTGTCAGCAAACCTTACCATTTACAATCACACAACCCACTGCACTGGCATTGGGCTTAACACAAACCAATGTAGATTGTTTTGGAGGTAGTAATGGTTCTGTGACCAGTACGCTAAGTGGAGGTACATTACCTTATGTTTATAATTGGAATCCATCCGGTGCCAGTTCACCTTCTATAAGTGGAGTATCGGCTGGTACTTATACCTTAACAGTAACTGACAACAATGGATGTATTGCCAGCAGTTCGGCTACTATTACCGAAGCAGCTGCATTAGCTATACCGATAACGGTTGTAAACGAAACCTGTAATAATTTAAATAACGGAACAGCTGCAGTTTTGGCTTCGGGCGGTACTCCAGGATATACTTTTTTGTGGACACCCGGTAATTTTAATACTTCCAGCATTTCGAATTTAGCAAGTGGAACTTATACTTTAACTGTAACCGACACCAAGGGATGTACAGCAATTGGTTTTGCAACAATAACAGAACCTGCAACTTTAACTGCCAATTTTATTAATCAACAAAATGTAAATTGTTTTAATGCTGCAACCGGTGCAGTTACTGTGAATGCGGTGGGCGGTACACCAAATTACAGTTACTTTTGGGTTCCGGGTGGATTTACAACTGCATCCCTCTCGAATTTGCAAGCCGGCTCGTATACCGTTACCTTGAGTGATAACAATAATTGTCAAACCCAAAATACGGTAGTAATAACTCAGCCAACGCAGGCATTGTCTGTTACGGCAACATCCACACCTGTTTCGTGTAATGGTGGGAATAACGGCACAACATCGGCTAATCCAACAGGTGGAACAGCCCCCTATACCTATTTATGGACACCCGGAAACTCCACTGCTCAAAACCCAATAGGCTTATTGAAAGGAACTTATTCAGTAACTGTAACAGATTTTAATGGTTGCTCTGCAGTAAGCACTACCACCGTTTCAGAGCCCACTGCACTAACACTGCTGGGATCATCGAGCAATTCGAATTGTGGCTTGGCGAATGGCATTGCATCGGTTTCGGTTTCAGGCGGAAGTGGACCGTTCTCCTTTCAGTGGTCGCCAACTGGTGGAACAAATGATACTGCTACCGGATTAATATCAGGCTCATATACTGTGCTGGTTATAGATGGCAATGGTTGCAGCACCTCAAAAATTGTAAATGTGAACGATAATAATGGCCCTTCCGTATCTATTATTGGAATTACAAATGTTACTTGTTTTGGTGGCACCAATGGGTCGGCATCTGCAAGTGTAGCAAGTGGAACCGGACCTTTTACATTTAACTGGCTTCCATTTGGAGGAAATGCCGCAATTGCAACAGGTTTGAGTGCAGGAATTTACACAGTAGTAGTTACAGATGCCAATGGATGTAATTCATTAGCAACAACGAGTCCGTCTATTTCTCAACCTGCACAACTTGCTTTAAATGTTACTACCACCGATGTGAATTGTTTTGGGGGCACAAATGGTAGTGCATCCGTTATTGCCAGTGGTGGAACGCCCGGTTATTCGTTTGTATGGTCGCCTGTTGGAGGAACAAATTCATCTATCAGTAATTTAGCAGCAGCAAACTATTCTATTCAAGTTACGGATTCTAATAACTGTGTTTTTTCAACTAATTTTTCAATTGATGAGCCAACACAACTTTCGGCTTCTGTTAATTCATCTTCTAATGTAAGTTGCTTTGGCGGAAATAATGGTTCAGCTACTGTTTCTGTAAATGGCGGAACACCTTTTTACAATTACAATTGGTTACCAAGTGGCGGAAATGGTCCAACAGGAATAAATTTAGCGGCTGGAAATTATACAGTTGAAATTAGCGATTTACACGGATGTACAAATACAGCTACGGTTTTTATCAGCCAACCTTCACAACCTTTGACTGCAACAGCAACCGGAGTATCAACCAGTTGTTTTGGAGGTTCGAATGGAACTGCAACTGCAAATCCGGTTGGGGGTACTCCCGGTTATACCTATCAATGGTTGCCACTAGGAGGAGCGGGTCAAACAGCAAGCGGATTAAGCCAAGGGAATTATTTTGTAAGCATAACCGATGCAAATAATTGCGCAACCAATGTGGCTTTATCAGTTTCGCAACCTTTACCAGTTTTAGTAAATTTATCACCTACCAATCCTTCTTGCGGCTTTCCGAATGGAATTGTAACCTCGCAAGTATCGGGAGGAACTGCACCTTATGCTTTCTTATGGACACCAACCGGATCGAGTAATCCTACTTTGAACGCAGCTGCACCGGGACCGTATACATTGCAAATTACCGATTCGAAAGGATGCAATGCCAGTGCTCAAACTACCTTAACAAACATTCCTGGACCAACAGCTAATCTGCTTTTTTCAACAAATGTTTCCTGCGCAGGTGGCAGTAATGGTGTGGCTTCTATGCAAGTTTCGCAAGGAACTTTGCCATATACCATCAATTGGTCGCCTTTTGGAGGAAGTAATCTAGTAGCGCAAAATTTAAGTGCAGGTTCTTACACCGCTCTTGTTACCGATGGATTAGGTTGCCAAGCAACTGTAAATGCAACAATTAGTGAACCATCGCCGGTAACGCTAAGCTTGCAATCGTCTGCTTTAGTTTCTTGTAATGGTGGAAGCGATGGAGCGGCAACCGTGGCCGCAAGTGGTGGAACTCCTAGCTATACCTATTCTTGGTCACCCATCTTATCCAATTCAGCAAGTGTGAGTAATCTTTCGTTTGGGACGTATGTGGTAACTGCTTTTGATCAGAATTTTTGTACTACTTCCATCTCTGTCAACATTGGACAGCCAACGGTATTGGGCTCATCTATTGGAGCTGTTATTAATCCAAGTTGTTTTGGCGGAACAGGAGTGGCCAGTGCCATTGGTGTAGGTGGAACCTTTCCATACACCTATTTATGGGCAACAAATCCCCCACAAGTTACTAGTACAGCCACTGGTTTGCTGGCAGGTTCCACGAGTGTAACGGTTACTGACTCCAAGGGGTGCTCTACCGTTAATACAGCTGTCTTAACGCAGCCTACACAAGTTATTACTGCTGGAGCACCGGATATTTCTACTTGTCCGGGAAATGCAATTACCTTATCGGCAACAGCCAGTGGTGGGGGAGGAAATTATTTTTACTCTTGGCAACCCAACAATGTGATAAACAATGGAAGTTTTGTAATTGCATTAAATACTTCTACACAATTTATTGTAACTGCAATTGATCAGGGCGGATGTGTGGGCAAAGCGGACACTATTAATGCAAATATATTTTTACTCCCGCCAGGTAATGTACAAGTATTGGGCAAGACACCAATTTGTCCCGGACAAAGTACTTTGCTACATGTGCAAACTTCCGGCACCACCGGTCCATTGACTTATTCCTGGATTGGAAGTACTGGAGGGAGCATCAGTACGAATGATAGCGTTTTAGTTACGCCTACACAAGCCGGAATGTATTATGTTACCGTTAATAATCCTTGTAGTTCGCCTGTTTTTGACTCGATATTTATTGATTTTAACCCGCCTCCAACGGTACTTTTTGCAAGCAACAATCAAAGTGGATGTGTTCCTTTGAGTATCCAGTTTATTGATAATTCATTAACCGGAAACAGCACCGATCCGATTAGTAGCTGGAATTGGAATTTTGGAGACGGAACTTTTTCTTCTCAGCAAAATCCAGGGCCTCATAACTATTCTTCAGCAGGATCTTATCCGGTAAGCTTAACAGTAACCACAGCGAATGGTTGCACAAATAACAATGCAAGTAATCCAACGGTTATTACTGCACATCCATTGCCGGTTGCAGCTTTTTCGATGAATTCGAATAATTTGGATTTGCCTAGTGATGTGCTAATTTGTAACAATCAATCGGTAGGAGCTGCATCTTATGTGTGGGAGTTTGGTGATGGTGGAAGTTCAACGCTCGAAAATCCAAATTATAAATATGTGTTGGTGGGTAATTTTACGGTACAACTTACCGCAATTACAGAGTTTGGTTGTGTGGATGTTACCACTGCCGAAGTTACCACCAATGCACAGATTTTATTTCCCAATGCCTTTACTCCTGATGGTAGTTCTTCTTCAGGCGGATATTATGATGCGAATAGTTTGGATAACAATATTTTCTTCCCTTACACCGCCGGTGTTGTTGGATTTAGGCTCCAGATTTTTGATCGTTGGGGAGAATTAATTTTCGAAAGTAAAGATTTAAGTCAGGGTTGGGATGGTTATTATCGTGGCAAACTATGCCCCAGCGATGTATATATTTGGAAAGCAAGAATGGAATTAAATAATGGACAAATATTAAATAAAACAGGTGATGTTACATTACTCCGCTAA
- a CDS encoding adenosylhomocysteinase: MENLTMSKTEKFKVKDISLAAWGRKEIMLAEAEMPGLMSLRAEFGASKPLKGARIAGCLHMTIQTAVLIETLQALGAEVSWSSCNIFSTQDQAAAAIAAAGTPVFAWKGMNETEFDWCIEQTLHAFEGGKALNMILDDGGDLTNMVFDRFPELVKDIRGLSEETTTGVHRLHERMANGTLLVPAININDSVTKSKFDNKYGCRESLVDAIRRATDIMMAGKVAVVAGFGDVGKGSADSLKNAGVRVIVTEIDPICALQAAMEGYEVKKMDTAVKEADIIVTATGNKNIIVDRHFKAMKDKAIVCNIGHFDNEIDMAWLNKNYGESKNEIKPQVDLYTVDGKHILVLAEGRLVNLGCATGHPSFVMSNSFTNQTLAQLELWQNSKNYENKVYTLPKHLDEKVARLHLSKIGVELDVLSADQAKYIGVTVDGPYKQEMYRY; encoded by the coding sequence ATGGAAAATTTAACAATGAGTAAAACAGAGAAATTTAAAGTAAAAGATATTTCTCTTGCTGCTTGGGGACGCAAAGAGATTATGCTCGCCGAAGCCGAAATGCCCGGATTGATGAGCTTACGCGCTGAATTTGGAGCAAGCAAACCACTTAAAGGTGCACGTATCGCAGGTTGTTTGCACATGACAATTCAAACTGCTGTGTTAATCGAAACCCTTCAAGCTTTAGGTGCTGAAGTGAGCTGGTCATCTTGCAATATATTTTCAACACAAGATCAAGCCGCTGCTGCCATTGCTGCTGCAGGAACTCCGGTTTTCGCCTGGAAAGGAATGAATGAAACAGAATTTGACTGGTGTATCGAACAAACTTTACATGCCTTTGAAGGTGGTAAAGCATTAAATATGATTTTAGATGACGGCGGCGATTTAACCAATATGGTTTTTGATCGTTTTCCTGAATTAGTAAAAGATATCCGTGGTCTTTCTGAAGAAACGACTACAGGTGTGCACCGCTTGCACGAGCGTATGGCAAATGGAACGTTATTGGTTCCTGCCATCAACATTAACGATTCAGTTACTAAATCAAAATTCGATAACAAATACGGTTGCCGCGAATCATTAGTAGATGCTATCCGCAGAGCTACCGATATTATGATGGCCGGTAAAGTGGCTGTTGTGGCTGGTTTTGGTGATGTTGGAAAAGGTTCTGCCGATTCATTGAAAAACGCAGGTGTACGCGTTATCGTTACCGAAATCGACCCTATCTGTGCATTACAAGCTGCAATGGAAGGTTACGAAGTAAAGAAAATGGATACTGCAGTGAAAGAAGCAGACATTATCGTTACTGCAACCGGAAACAAAAACATCATTGTAGACCGTCACTTCAAAGCAATGAAAGACAAAGCTATTGTTTGTAACATTGGTCACTTCGACAATGAAATTGACATGGCTTGGTTAAACAAAAACTACGGTGAATCCAAAAACGAAATCAAACCGCAAGTGGATTTGTATACTGTAGATGGTAAACACATCCTTGTATTGGCCGAAGGTCGTTTGGTAAACTTAGGTTGTGCAACCGGTCACCCATCGTTTGTAATGAGTAATTCATTTACCAACCAAACTTTAGCTCAATTAGAGTTGTGGCAAAACAGCAAAAATTACGAGAATAAAGTATACACTTTACCAAAACACTTAGATGAAAAAGTAGCGCGTTTGCACTTATCTAAAATTGGTGTGGAGTTAGATGTACTTTCTGCTGACCAAGCTAAATACATTGGTGTTACAGTAGATGGACCATACAAACAAGAAATGTATCGTTACTAA